Proteins found in one Patescibacteria group bacterium genomic segment:
- a CDS encoding UTP--glucose-1-phosphate uridylyltransferase, giving the protein MKTVKKVVILAAGLGTRFLPITKSYPKEMLPLIDKPILQYLVEEVVDSCLKDIVLVLSPEKRNIRNYFQKNRKLEYFLKKRRQKNFLLKEVEKTNRLVNLRYCYQKKPLGIGQALLCAEKEIKNEPFALFFADDVIASKTPCLKQMLKIYQKYQATILAVAQVPWKEVCHYGIVKIKKFQKRVSQVLDLVEKPTLKEAPSNLAIVGRYILEPEILKILKDMKQPKEDEELYLTDALKILLKKKPVYAYKYEGQWLSCGHKFDWLKANIELGLKHPETKVDLRKYLRSQNN; this is encoded by the coding sequence ATGAAAACAGTCAAAAAAGTAGTTATTTTAGCCGCTGGCCTCGGCACAAGATTTTTGCCTATTACTAAATCTTATCCCAAAGAAATGTTACCCTTGATTGATAAGCCGATACTTCAATATTTGGTTGAAGAGGTTGTTGATTCTTGTCTTAAAGATATTGTTTTGGTTCTTTCCCCAGAGAAAAGAAATATTAGAAACTATTTTCAAAAAAATAGAAAGCTAGAATACTTTTTAAAAAAAAGAAGACAAAAAAATTTTTTATTAAAGGAGGTGGAAAAAACCAATCGTTTGGTCAATTTGCGTTATTGCTATCAGAAAAAGCCTTTAGGTATTGGTCAGGCACTTCTTTGTGCCGAAAAAGAGATTAAAAATGAACCGTTTGCCTTATTCTTTGCTGACGATGTTATTGCCAGCAAAACACCTTGTTTAAAACAAATGTTGAAAATTTATCAAAAATACCAAGCCACCATTCTCGCTGTTGCACAGGTTCCTTGGAAAGAAGTTTGTCATTACGGCATTGTGAAAATAAAGAAATTTCAGAAAAGAGTTTCTCAGGTTTTAGATTTGGTTGAAAAGCCAACGTTAAAAGAAGCTCCTTCCAACCTTGCCATTGTTGGCCGTTATATTTTAGAACCAGAAATTTTAAAAATTTTAAAAGATATGAAACAACCAAAAGAAGACGAAGAGCTTTATTTAACTGATGCTCTCAAAATTTTATTAAAGAAAAAACCAGTTTATGCTTATAAATATGAAGGTCAATGGCTTTCTTGTGGCCATAAATTCGATTGGTTAAAAGCTAACATTGAGTTAGGTTTAAAACATCCAGAAACAAAAGTTGACTTAAGGAAATACCTTCGAAGTCAAAATAATTAA